In Lodderomyces elongisporus chromosome 1, complete sequence, the DNA window ttttgttttctctctttctgtctttctttcttttcttatttcttcttcttcttcttcatcatcatcatcatcttcttcttctttgtgtTGTAATTAAACTAATTGAGATATAAAGCTGAGGAATGGAGAACACAAAAGCTTTTGCAAGACAAAATTCCATCTCAACTTCATCAAGATGTACATCTCCGTTCTTCCAACAAGGAACAAGCACGTAAAGAGTTATCTTTAGGCTCAATCAGGTAAATATCTATTGTGTACTTGAAACTTGCTCAACTTTTGACAACTAGTATTTCCTCAATAGGAAAAAGTATCtgaatgtttttttattcttttttcatcaatatatctacaaacaaattgaacaTCGACATGGACTACTAAAAGAATAACATATGCGTCTATGTTCTCATTTCGTCTATAATGATAATACTAGAAACaggttcttttctttaattattttcccccccttttttttctcctcaTTCAAGGTTAAAATATTTTGCTAGAGAAGGAACAATAGTctataagaaaaagagtggAGATTGAGCTGATAGAATTAATATGGTTGATGTGCCGAAATTTAACCGAAACTAAACTCTCATCACATGCCATCTATCATTGGTAACCTCTAAATAAGtatgcttttttttttcttttctttaacaCTTGAATTTGACCCGACAGATTGTAGTTCAAagataagaaaaaagaattaaattTCATGTATACTCacagacaaacaaacatacaCTTACCCACATGTATACATGTACTTATTCTTACAACTTTATATAAGTTTGTGTGCCGCAAATCTTAAATCATTTCCGAAATCTCGATTCAATTGTGTCCAAACGAAACCTTGTTGAGTTTTGTCTTGTTAGTTTCCCTAAAGTAAAGAGCGCAAAATaaatactactactactacaacaacaacaacaacaacaactacaacattAAGCCAAACGGAAccacgaaaaaaaaataagccCATTGGCTGAAGATTTGTGACAGCTAACGCTCAAGTATGTAATTATCACATTCACCTCATACATTTTCGGGTAAGGTACTGGGTTTGTAGCTCGGGAACGAATAAAcgaatgttttttttttcaaaaacgcAGCGGTTTGCAGCATCTACCATATAGATGCGTTGTCTCCGCGAAACACATCCGCAAAATTTCCCTATATGGAAGTATATGCGCTTCAACTTAAAAAGTGGAGCAGAGCTTCGGTCTCTCACACTCTCACacataattttttttttctctctttaatCTGCAAAACATCAAGAGGTTGTAGTACTTTAAAATAGAGGGGAGTAAGAGCAAGAATGTGTCACAAGAGTGCTTAGGGGGCTTAAGACCATTTATGCGCCAATGAACATAGGGCACAGGATATTAGATGCAACTTCATTCTAATTTatgtttattgtttttattatttttttacttctttttacttttcaattttttattacttcTCGAAAACTTGATACTTGAGTTCAAGTCAATTTTAGAACTTATTATCGTTTAATTTTATTCAAATCTATGTCAAAAAATGGAtaaaatatgtatatatgtaaaaaagaaaaacaaactagTCAAAGCAATGCACGTTCTTCATTTCAGCGTCTATCTCCTCAAGTTCTCAATTATCTTCTCCTCTTCTCCCCTCGTGTATATAAACCCTTGAAGTGAAGGCATGTTTACTGCTGctctttttaaaaaattctttttatgtatttgtatatatatctatatctaTCTATAGCTGACTTTGACAGGTGTAATTGGTTTGGTGGaaccttttattttaaatttttatttttcatttttaaatttttttttggagtcAAAAGTATGATTTTAAATCTTGTCATTTTATTTACCTTCTTTAGCACAATCTTTGCCGCTCCAACAGTGCTAACACCACCCACAGAAGATGATTTTTACTCCGCACCAATTGGCTACGAAGATGCTGAGCCAGGTGAGATCTTGAAGATAAGAAACACCCCGCACCCATTGACTAGCATATATTTTCCCATCTCAATCAAAAATTCCTGGCAGGTATTGGTGAGATCCGAAGACTCGTTTGGAAACCCTAATGTtatagcaacaacaattatgGAGCCATATGATGCTGATCCAAACAAAGTGTTGAGTTACCAAACTTTTGAAGATAGTGCAGATTTGGACTGCTCTCCGTCATATGGTTTTCAGCAAGGAGCACCATTGTCAACGATTGCTACTCAGATAGATATGACGCTCATTGTTTTGGCATTGCAAGAAGGCTACTACGTGGTGCTGCCCGATTACGAGGGTCCCAAATCAACATTCACTGTGGGAAGACAGTCTGGTAAGGCAACCTTGAATTCCATTAGAGCCACGCTCAACTCGGGAAATTTCACCGGAATTGAGGAAGATGCACAGGTTGCAATGTGGGGATATAGTGGAGGCTCTTTGGCCAGTGGATGGGCAGCAGCATTGCAACCTACATATGCACCcgaattgaaagaaaacttGATTGGCGTTGCGCTCGGAGGCTTTGTCACCAACATTACAGCCACTGCAGAGAGTGTTGATGGCGGATTAGCTGCAGGATTAATACCCGTTGCCTTAACCGGGTTGGCAAACGAGTACAACCTTACagattttttgtttgagaATGCTAATCAATCGCAGATTAATGAAATCAAACAGGCTAATCAATATTGTTTGGCTAACGCAGTGATCCATTACTTTGGCGACGATATACTCACTGGTGAGTATCCTTTGTTTCCTGAAGGCTTTGGTTTACTCAACGTTCCAACTTTGCACGAGGTTGTTCAAGAAAACTGTTTGGTCAGCATGAATAAAACTATGGTACCTGAAATACCGGTGTTTGTATACCATGGGACTTTGGACCAGATCATCCCAATCAAAGATGTTCGAACCACATACAAGAACTGGTGTGATTGGGGCATTGAGTCATTTGAGTTTGCCGAGGACTTGTTGAATGGACACATTACCGAGACAATAATAGGTGCGCCAGCAGCTTGGACctggttgcaaaaaagatttaACGGGGAGGCACCGGTAAAAGGGTGCCAACACACTACAAGGTTGGAGAACTTGTTTTATCCTAACGTGACAGATAGTACACTCGATTACTTGAATGGTCTTATCAATGCCGTGAACTATTACAAATTGGGTGACCCTGGTGTTGCTGCAGATAGCGTCAATATCACAACTGTTGAAAATTTCTTTATGGATATCTGGAATtacttttaaaaaataaataataataataaaaaaattaaaaatcaATTGAAATATTATATACTCTAAATATTTAACATAATATAATATACCTAAAgtatataaagaaaacgaCAATCATTGTAACTAGGCCCGAGTCTCTGTATTggtatttgcatttgcatctGGATTTGCAGAAGTGGCAGTACCCACTTTACCTTTAGTGTTTCGCTCGTTGGCTTCTAaaactttttcaatctcaGATTTCCaccctttcttcttttgtctttcttcaaaTGCAGCCTTGTTCTTTAATACCCTGCTGACAATTAGTTCAGTATTGATATTATCATATTTGTGGTGAGGGATAGTCTCATATTTGTCCTTCACCTCCTGGTATATATCCTCACCAATATCTGTTGGACCATGATAAACTTTGATAACATTTCCAATCCTTGCAAAAAAATCGGGACTTGGTATATATGGTGCATTCAAAACAATTCCATCGACATACCGACATTGCAACACACATAACGATCTTTCAAAAATATTCATGATAGGATAATTTAACCCTTTATATTTGTTGACAGTCAAGTCATCGTGTATACCAACAATAACGTTGGCATCAAGCTCCTCTGCTCTGCGACGAACCTGTTTTAAAGCCTCAATGTGTCCAGGATGAAACAAGTCAAATCCTCCATCAATATAAACATACTTTGAATCTTTTccttgctcttgctcttgctcttgctttTGCTCCTCCCTTGGACCGGCATCAACAATAGTTTGCAACTCGTCAGGTGTATTTAAATATACAACTGATCCAGGTTGCAAACCAGTTGCATCCGTTGCATATTTGGTGAATTTTTCTACATTCTCCTCGGTGAGCAATTTCCTCCAGTCTTTATTCAAGTCGCGATAATGATGTGTcttcagcatcaacaacattctACCAACCAAATCAGTTGTGGAAATGTTAGGGGTTCTtttcacaacaacaaataaacCAAGGTCCTTCACTACTTGGTAACAATCTTCACCATTGGCATCAGTTGTAATATCGTCTCCATGCACAACGTATTCGCAGCCATACTCTTTCATTACTTTTGGGTCAGTGACGTAGGGTGCACTCGCGATTGCTCTAGTTGACCATTTACATGCCTCAACTGCAGTCATTCTCTCGTCAAGAGTCATTACTGGGGGTCCTTTGTTGGCAAGAATCTCTTCATCTGAGTGTACACCTACATATAATTCTTTACCTAGCTGGCGTGCCTGAAGCATTGCTCCAGCGTGTCCTAAAAAAGATTGTGTTAGTATAATGTTTAGTCTAAGTGATTGAAACTAGATATTGATAATGAAAAGGTTATGAAATTTTCAagtaattttttgaaaaacaaaacatacCGTGATGTGTAAAGTCAAAGCATCCATCTATCCATATTCGACAATGCTCAATTCCTTCAGGTCTCTCAAacatttttaattttccttgttccttgtttcttgttcctttttcttatttttaattttcccttttccacTGTCTTATATTTTAACTTTGTTTCGATCTATAGGAGTGGGTTGTGTAATttaggtaaaaaaaaaacttgaaaatgaTAATTTGACGTTTCAAAGAAATGTGTTGATGTCGATGTTTTCTACGCAATTCATAAACGCAACTTAAAGTTTACAACGTATTTACCGCTCTGAAATTTTCCTCTTTGCCCCACGAggctttctcttttattctgtgttttaattttaattttagatttaattctttttttttctccggAAGTAATTAGCCAGGGACTAGAATAGAAAGAATGCAATTGTCGCTACCATTACAACTTTATCACATGCAATATATATGTTGTTTAGAAACACCAATTGTTGTCAGAAACGCAGTTATTTACTACAGGAAACAGGGCAAAATGCACCTTATAGCTTTatcttattttatttcgTATTATATACACGTTTATTATAGAAACCCCGactgttgttgaggttgaggTCGAGTTTGgggctgctgttgctgataGTACGGATATTGCTGTCTCgaatgctgctgctgctgctgctgttgttgatgatggtgttgGTTTGTTCTTGAGTGGGATGGGTTTGAGTACTGAGCATTTCTTACATGTTGCTGTTGGCTATCTCCAAAGTATTGAGTACCGGCTCCGCCCGCAGTTCCCGCCGTCCCTCTTCCAATGTACTTTGCACCTCCACCATTTGCTGCTCTTTCCTTAGCCATCTTCAAAACACAACCGTAGATGAGTCCAGCATTTCTCGACGAGCAGCCATGTAaccaaccaaaaaaacTACCAATCACGGGTGGAAATGTGATTAGTAAGTCTATCCCGATATTCGATTgcatttttgcaatttcctTCTGCGGAATGTGGAATTGTTTCTGGGCCATTTCGATTATTCTCGAGTGCAAAGCATACATTACCAAGGGACCAAGCACAGGGAAAAAGAGGACAACGAATGGAACAAGTCCTACACCGCAGTCCATCCCCACACCACATGAGCCACATAGACACTTGTCGTGGACCCAAGCTTTCGATTGTATCGACTTCCACGCTTTCTGCTCCTCTTTCGTAGTTATGTCCGGTGGAAGCTGAAGTCTTTTACCTGTTTTTTCATCATAATATGGATCTTTAGAATTCCAATGCTCCTCTGCATAGTCGTTGAAGTAGTCCATGGCAATCCCATAGCCAGGGATATTCTCCAATTGGTCTTGGATGTTTGACATTGTGGCTCAATTGAAATCAGTTGCTTTTGATTTGATAATGAATTGAATGATTGAGATTTCGTTTGCAAAATATGCCAATCGAGATTGGAAAGTGTTGCTATTCTATAACTAGCCCCAAAGGGTTGTTGTGAAACGGCTTTCGTTTCTGGTGAAGAGACAAGATGGCAAGTAAGTTAGCAAATACGCAAGAAAGCAAATAAGCAAGTAAGCAAATAAGCAAGTAAGCAAACTAAGCAACTAAGCaagaaagtaaagtaaggggacaaaaaaaattatattgACATCCGGATCGAGAGAATTGTTTGCGAGAAAAGCCACAAGCCGActaacataaaaaaaaaaaacaaaaaaacaaaaaaaacaaaaaaaaacaaaaacaaaaacggCGATTCTTTGATTTTAGTTCCGGCTTTGTGCTTGAAATATCCACATTGCAACAAGTGTTTCTCTATCactaaatatatatttctttatctGCAATTTTATATGCAATTTTATCTGCAATTCCTTTTCTAGTTCTAACTATTCTTTTCTCGAGCAGGTTATTGCTGAAGTGTTcattttattgtttttcatGATATCTGCAAAACTACGTAACCCACAACAAGCACCAACAAGAAATATTCTTAGCGATGAAAAAGaccaagaaagaaggagcaagaggaaggaaaaaattggGCAAGACTTACCATTGTCGTATTACCCATTTATGAGcttttccaattctttttgcaGTACAGGAATCATTACCCCCTCGACGTCCTTGTTACAAATAAAACAAcccacttttctttgttttttatacCGATCCAAGAAACACAGTTTACATGCTAGATGTCCACACTGTGTTTTTATAGGGTTTTTGTAATCCTTCTTGCATATGGGACACTTGAACGGTTGGAGATCTTTCACCAatacttgttgttgttgttgttgttgatgtaaTGATTGCACCAGAGAAGGAGTATATTTAGCCAGCGTTGATAAAGTTGACCCATATTTCCCCTTCTTTGCCACATTCTCCCATTCTCTTATAatcgtcttcttctgtCGAGATTCGTCTCTAACATGGAGAAACTTACATGTGTCTCCATATCCACAGTAACCTGTTTGCAAGAAATCCTTACATACATCAGGTTGAAAATCGGTGATTGTTGTCACTTTGATATTCTCCGCCAACGGTTTTAGCGATGAGCCTCTCCTAGAGCCAGTGGGTTTGGCAGAGATGGTCGGTTCATCAGCAACAAGAGCTGTAGAGTTCTTTGACTCGATATCAGTTGTGGCGCCTCTCGGCAGTGGCTGAATGTTTGCTATTATGCGTTCTTTTGATATCGATGCTGGTGTGGTGAGTGTTTCATTTAATTTTGATCTCTTTTTGAAAGTAGGTAAATCCGTAGATTCAGCAGTTGATTCTAAAATATCATTGTGGAAATCAACCTTCCTTTTCCCGCCTGTGCTACTACTATCAGTCTTATTCTTGTCGTTACCAAAATCTTTGACAGCTCTTTTCTTAAACATTTGTTGCTACTTTAAGATGAAATGATGGCGTAAGTACAGACTTTTATTCTAGCTTTCCTTTCCCCAGCtaaccagaaaaaaaaaaagaaaataaaacattttaaagaaaaaaaaattcaactgAAAAGTACAGATACTCGGAAAGCTTCCGCTCTAGTGTCaatcaatatatatagatatatatatatatatttttttttttgtctttcctTATTTTTCGCAATTATGATTCCGTATTTTAGATCACCTCACTTTAATTACTTCTCCACTACGAACAATTCAATACTAATAAATATAACCCTTCCACCAACCATTGTTATTGTCCATTACTATGCTTTTTAAACCTAATAATATGGTACTTAGTTGCAAACATCTCACTCGGATTGCACAAGTAAGCTTTGTTCGCGCATATGCTTTGACGGCGTCCGCTACGCCTTCATATTTTCATCTATTCCCCAAATCATTTCCCCAGGGAGGTCCGCCAGGAGACCCATTTCAAATCAAAGAATCTCAATTGCGTCGCGAGTATCGAAATTTACAGAGTATTGCACATCCTGACCGTTCCAACAGTAATGTAGAGTCAGCAGAATTAAACAAAGCGTTTACTACTCTACGCAACCCTTATTTGCGATTGGCGCATATAATCAACTTGAAACGCGGAGTCGATATCACTGACGATTCAGTGAGCAAGGCAATGATTAAACGGTATCAGACAGAAAGCGTAGATAATGGATTGGAGTACAAGGAGCTCCTCATGCAAGTTATGGAAGCACACGAACAATTGGAATTGGCTAATCTGGAAGAAGAATTGGAAGAAACTGAGAGGGAAAACGAGCAACGTattgaagaagcagaagagaAGATTGAGCAAGAACTTAAAAAAGGAGAGGACGATAGTATTGACTGGGATGAATTGATTATGGATGCTATAAAGTTAAAATACTGGGTAAATATACAGAATGGGATAAAAGAATGGGCACCCGATAAACCCGTGCACTTGACGCATTGAGAGATGCTAGATAAGACATGAATAGGAACATTTCATgacaaaaatcaaaaacgaagaaaatatatatatatatatgtatatatatatatatatatgaaattGGGTGACCAAAAAGCCCTGGTTGTGTCTTTGTTGTCTATTTGTAATGATAATGCCTATTAAAACAGAAGATCTCTTTATCACTCTGTACTTAATATTATGCAATGCTGTACGGTTTTTGCGTAATTCTTGACTTTGCTTGGATTCGCTTGTATTAATTATGTTTAGCTAGGCTAATCCAAGCTATTTGATAACTTATAGTTTTAAAACTGCACTATTGTATATAACATTGTGATAGTGAAAGATGCATGCTCATGTCGAAAATAATAGTCTTGACTTATTCGCTTGCCATTgttttatcatcatcattttggccttcatcttcttcatcatcatcatcttccatttcgtcatcatcatcgtcatcctcctcctcatcatcatcatcctcacCATCAAACGCCAACTTAGGTACACTATACTCGCAAAAATcgtattctttcttttcctctaaAGTCTTTGGATGCATCCTTAACCACTTCATTCTCGGTCCGGTTGAGCTCAACtcattgattttgaatCCGAATAATTTCAATCCAAAATCATTCTGACTAAACTTATTTATTCTTATCCGACACTGGTTCTCGATTTCGGGAAACATCTTTACCAAGAGCCCCGGAAACGTTGTGCCAAAGTATGCACCGTCAATATTTAGGTACCTCGAGCTTGAAGGCAAGTATATGTCATTGCAACAAGGGCAGTATAATCGCACAGTCTCCTGACCAGGTATATCTGTGGATCCAACAGGTATTAGGTGCATTCCATCGCAAAAGTATCGAGGACAAGAGCCAAAATCGTTCTTTTCAAACTTCGATGCCATGGCCGTGAGACCTTGTTTTGAGACTATGTAGCGCGCATGGATTAATCCATACAACAATTCAGCCAGACGCATCAACAAAGCCTTATTTGGCAAGTCGGGAGTCGTGGTAGACACTTTTGATTTCGATGCCATTGATGCACCACCCCGAGAAGActcattgttgttgttgttgttcgcGCTCATATTTGCGCTGTTATTGTGATTATTGCTGCAGGATGGGTTTGCTGCCATGGTGGTAGTTGTGTTGTTTGCATGGTCTTCAGCCGTTTCGACTTGGTAGTCTAGTATTGTGTATAAGGCTTCTCTATAGAATGGAACCTGCAGCGAGAGACCAGTCAAGTTAAAGTCATCTTCAATGAAATCTTGTGATACCTGTACGAAGTAATCGTGGCCAAATAATTCACAGAACTGTTGGATCCACGGAACGTATTCATCCTCAAGGTCACTGGGCATTATGGGGGGGAGGggaaacaaattgaattcTTTGTCGAAATTCTATCTATACTTTGAGGTTGATGTGAAGCTTGCAATATTAGGACTTTGCTTCGCTGTATGTTTGAGTATTGGTTGGAGTATCTGTTTGCGTATCAGTCTGTTGTTGAGTACGAAACTAATGTGTTTGATGTATCACCTATAACCTTCGGATGTATATCTTTCtaatgtgtgtgtgtgtgtgtgaaaggaaaaaaaaatataatagTATTAATACAAGATATagaaaaaactaaaaattaaaaattagaaattaaaaattaaagaaaaagaaaaagaaaaggattaaaacaaaatttgaacTGGCCAGAAGGCGAGAGTGATAatattgtgtttttttttcttctgatcggttttgaaaatgacaCTCACAGTATCTCCAGACTCCGCGATGTAATGACAGATTT includes these proteins:
- the LIP1_1 gene encoding sphingosine N-acyltransferase subunit lip1, whose translation is MILNLVILFTFFSTIFAAPTVLTPPTEDDFYSAPIGYEDAEPGEILKIRNTPHPLTSIYFPISIKNSWQVLVRSEDSFGNPNVIATTIMEPYDADPNKVLSYQTFEDSADLDCSPSYGFQQGAPLSTIATQIDMTLIVLALQEGYYVVSPDYEGPKSTFTVGRQSGKATLNSIRATLNSGNFTGIEEDAQVAMWGYSGGSLASGWAAALQPTYAPELKENLIGVALGGFVTNITATAESVDGGLAAGLIPVALTGLANEYNLTDFLFENANQSQINEIKQANQYCLANAVIHYFGDDILTGEYPLFPEGFGLLNVPTLHEVVQENCLVSMNKTMVPEIPVFVYHGTLDQIIPIKDVRTTYKNWCDWGIESFEFAEDLLNGHITETIIGAPAAWTWLQKRFNGEAPVKGCQHTTRLENLFYPNVTDSTLDYLNGLINAVNYYKLGDPGVAADSVNITTVENFFMDIWNYF
- the MUQ1 gene encoding choline phosphate cytidylyltransferase, giving the protein MFERPEGIEHCRIWIDGCFDFTHHGHAGAMLQARQLGKELYVGVHSDEEILANKGPPVMTLDERMTAVEACKWSTRAIASAPYVTDPKVMKEYGCEYVVHGDDITTDANGEDCYQVVKDLGLFVVVKRTPNISTTDLVGRMLLMSKTHHYRDLNKDWRKLLTEENVEKFTKYATDATGLQPGSVVYLNTPDELQTIVDAGPREEQKQEQEQEQGKDSKYVYIDGGFDLFHPGHIEALKQVRRRAEELDANVIVGIHDDLTVNKYKGLNYPIMNIFERSLCVLQCRYVDGIVLNAPYIPSPDFFARIGNVIKVYHGPTDIGEDIYQEVKDKYETIPHHKYDNINTELIVSRVLKNKAAFEERQKKKGWKSEIEKVLEANERNTKGKVGTATSANPDANANTNTETRA
- the CWC24 gene encoding RNA-splicing factor — protein: MFKKRAVKDFGNDKNKTDSSSTGGKRKVDFHNDILESTAESTDLPTFKKRSKLNETLTTPASISKERIIANIQPSPRGATTDIESKNSTALVADEPTISAKPTGSRRGSSLKPLAENIKVTTITDFQPDVCKDFLQTGYCGYGDTCKFLHVRDESRQKKTIIREWENVAKKGKYGSTLSTSAKYTPSSVQSLHQQQQQQQVLVKDLQPFKCPICKKDYKNPIKTQCGHLACKSCFLDRYKKQRKVGCFICNKDVEGVMIPVSQKELEKLING
- a CDS encoding uncharacterized protein (BUSCO:EOG09264XM2) is translated as MVLSCKHLTRIAQVSFVRAYALTASATPSYFHLFPKSFPQGGPPGDPFQIKESQLRREYRNLQSIAHPDRSNSNVESAELNKAFTTLRNPYLRLAHIINLKRGVDITDDSVSKAMIKRYQTESVDNGLEYKELLMQVMEAHEQLELANSEEELEETERENEQRIEEAEEKIEQELKKGEDDSIDWDELIMDAIKLKYWVNIQNGIKEWAPDKPVHLTH
- the CKB1 gene encoding casein kinase 2 regulatory subunit, encoding MPSDLEDEYVPWIQQFCELFGHDYFVQVSQDFIEDDFNLTGLSSQVPFYREALYTILDYQVETAEDHANNTTTTMAANPSCSNNHNNSANMSANNNNNNESSRGGASMASKSKVSTTTPDLPNKALLMRSAELLYGLIHARYIVSKQGLTAMASKFEKNDFGSCPRYFCDGMHLIPVGSTDIPGQETVRLYCPCCNDIYLPSSSRYLNIDGAYFGTTFPGLLVKMFPEIENQCRIRINKFSQNDFGLKLFGFKINELSSTGPRMKWLRMHPKTLEEKKEYDFCEYSVPKLAFDGEDDDDEEEDDDDDDEMEDDDDEEDEGQNDDDKTMASE